From a region of the Helianthus annuus cultivar XRQ/B chromosome 5, HanXRQr2.0-SUNRISE, whole genome shotgun sequence genome:
- the LOC110941713 gene encoding SNF1-related protein kinase regulatory subunit gamma-1: protein MVTEEGSPRSPEAKLGMEVEELWDIQEAQLTPTEKLNVCFESIPVSEFPHASSSQVIEIKSDASLGEAVRLLSQHKILSAPVVNVDAPEDASWIDRYLGMVEFAGIVVWILHQSEKNGMLDTSDSFSSALEDSQPKSPKTAGNFFELLTSSDFYKNTKVKDISGSFRWAPFLALQTSNSFLTMLLLLSKYRMKSVPVVDPGDQKIDNIITQSAVIHMLEECADLQWFKSLGSKKLCDIGLPLMSANQVIKVDEDEPVLQAFNLMRQKGVGGLPVVSGGNKPVANISIRDVQFLLIAPEIYKDYRSITAKNFVTSVKRYLEDNQKASPLVSGMITCRKEDTLKDAITKLDSKEIHRIYVVDEEGNLEGVITLRDIISRIVHEPHGYFGDFFDGVLPLPANSRV, encoded by the exons atggTGACAGAAGAAGGAAGTCCGAGGAGTCCAGAGGCGAAGCTAGGGATGGAGGTGGAGGAACTGTGGGATATACAAGAGGCGCAGCTCACACCTACCGAGAAGCTTAACGTTTGTTTTGAAAGTATTCCGGTTTCTGAGTTTCCTCATGCTTCGTCTTCACAAG taATCGAGATAAAATCGGATGCAAGTCTGGGTGAAGCCGTCCGGTTGCTATCCCAGCATAAAATTCTGAGTGCTCCTGTTGTGAATGTGGATGCACCGGAGGATGCTAGTTGGATCGACAGATATCTTGGGATGGTGGAGTTTGCAGGCATTGTTGTGTGGATTCTGCATCAG TCAGAAAAGAATGGCATGTTAGATACATCCGATTCATTTTCAAGCGCATTAGAGGATTCCCAGCCTAAATCTCCCAAGACTGCTGGAAACTTTTTTGAGTTATTAACTTCCTCTGATTTCTATAAAAACACAAAG GTCAAGGATATATCAGGATCATTTCGGTGGGCCCCATTTCTTGCATTGCAGACATCAAACTCATTTCTGACGATGCTTTTACTACTCTCAAAGTACAGAATGAAGAGTGTACCAGTTGTTGATCCAGGGGACCAAAAGATAGACAACATCATTACACAATCTGCTGTGATCCACATGTTGGAAGAATGTGCTGATCTCCAGTGGTTTAAAAGCTTGGGTTCCAAGAAATTATGTGACATTGGTCTTCCCTTGATGAGTGCCAATCAAGTTATTAAG GTAGATGAGGATGAACCTGTGCTGCAGGCATTTAACCTCATGAGGCAGAAGGGAGTTGGTGGGTTACCGGTGGTTAGTGGTGGAAATAAGCCAGTTGCTAATATAAGCATCAGAGACGTTCAGTTCCTACTGATTGCTCCGGAAATTTATAAAGATTACAG ATCGATCACAGCCAAGAACTTTGTGACGTCTGTCAAAAGGTATCTAGAGGATAACCAGAAGGCTTCGCCTTTGGTAAGTGGCATGATTACTTGTAGAAAAGAAGACACGCTTAAAGACGCAATCACAAAGCTTGATTCCAAAGAGATACATAGAATATACGTGGTGGATGAAGAAGGGAATCTTGAAGGAGTGATTACACTTCGAGATATAATATCAAGGATTGTACATGAGCCTCATGGATACTTTGGTGACTTCTTTGATGGCGTGTTGCCGTTACCTGCCAACAGCCGAGTGTAA